A window of the Egibacter rhizosphaerae genome harbors these coding sequences:
- a CDS encoding NAD(P)-dependent oxidoreductase, giving the protein MTAAAEPAALVTSRSFASASRGPERRLERAGLTVRRGPSDHGMEGLRPLLDESVAWIAGTGPITTEHLDAAPRLEVIARYGIGVEAADLGAAAARGIRVTNTPGANSESVADHTLALLLALLRGVGRNEPGSAPPPPQARELGALTVGLVGLGRVGRAVAERLQGFGGQVLGHDPSFADRPPAEAGNVRLCTLEELAATSDVVSLHRPGGETLVDRALLDRLPRRALLVNTARADLVDEPAVAEFLRSGRLGGYATDVGAGPDSPLRAAPNLIATDHVSAHTAEAIDRMGTMAAEEVVRALAGEPPANPVVDPASGNVRG; this is encoded by the coding sequence GTGACCGCAGCAGCCGAGCCCGCGGCCCTCGTGACGTCACGCTCGTTCGCATCCGCGTCGCGCGGACCCGAGCGGCGCCTCGAGCGCGCCGGCCTCACCGTCCGGCGAGGCCCGTCCGACCACGGGATGGAGGGCCTGCGTCCGCTCCTCGACGAGTCGGTGGCCTGGATCGCCGGGACGGGTCCGATCACCACCGAGCACCTCGACGCGGCCCCGCGACTCGAGGTCATCGCCCGCTACGGAATCGGCGTCGAAGCGGCCGACCTGGGCGCTGCGGCGGCCCGCGGCATCCGGGTGACGAACACCCCCGGGGCGAACAGCGAGTCGGTCGCCGACCACACGCTGGCGCTACTGCTCGCCCTCCTGCGGGGCGTGGGCCGAAACGAGCCGGGGTCCGCTCCGCCGCCCCCGCAGGCCCGTGAGCTCGGAGCCCTCACGGTGGGCCTGGTCGGGCTCGGACGGGTCGGCCGCGCCGTCGCGGAGCGGCTGCAGGGCTTCGGAGGCCAGGTCCTCGGGCACGACCCGTCGTTCGCCGACCGCCCACCGGCGGAGGCCGGCAACGTCCGGCTGTGCACCCTCGAGGAGCTGGCCGCCACCAGCGACGTCGTGTCCCTGCACCGCCCGGGCGGCGAGACGCTGGTCGACCGGGCGCTCCTCGATCGCCTCCCCAGGCGGGCACTGCTCGTCAACACCGCGCGCGCGGATCTCGTCGACGAGCCCGCGGTGGCCGAGTTCCTGCGCAGTGGCCGACTCGGGGGTTACGCGACCGACGTGGGAGCCGGTCCGGACAGCCCGCTGCGCGCCGCACCGAACCTGATCGCCACCGACCACGTGAGCGCCCACACCGCCGAGGCGATCGACCGCATGGGCACGATGGCGGCGGAGGAGGTGGTGCGGGCCCTCGCGGGTGAGCCTCCCGCGAACCCGGTCGTGGACCCGGCGAGTGGGAACGTCCGAGGCTGA
- a CDS encoding cation diffusion facilitator family transporter, whose amino-acid sequence MPGHTHSSAARAHRSRLALALVLVATFFVVELVAGLLTGSLALLSDAGHMLTDVVGIGMALAAIQVAASGWAHPRRSFGLYRLEVLAALANAVLLLGVAGWVLVEAARRVADPPEVAAVPMLAVATVGLGVNLVAFVLLHRGAQESLNIRGAYLEVLADALNSVGAILAALVLLLTGWPYADPLFAGLIALFIVPRAWRLGREAGRIILQAAPPHAPPHEVAARLARVDQVSDVHDVHVWTLTSGMEVLTAHLVVADDAETHAVLDRAREVLAREYGIEHATVQIEPESHEGCEEVTW is encoded by the coding sequence ATGCCCGGACACACCCACTCCAGCGCCGCGCGAGCTCACCGCTCGCGGCTGGCCCTGGCCCTCGTGCTCGTCGCCACGTTCTTCGTCGTCGAGCTCGTCGCGGGTTTGCTCACCGGCTCGCTGGCGCTGCTGTCCGATGCCGGGCACATGCTCACCGACGTCGTCGGGATCGGCATGGCCCTCGCGGCGATCCAGGTCGCGGCCAGCGGGTGGGCCCATCCCCGCCGCAGCTTCGGGCTCTACCGCCTGGAAGTGCTCGCGGCACTCGCGAACGCGGTGCTGCTGCTCGGCGTCGCGGGGTGGGTCCTCGTCGAGGCCGCCCGGCGTGTGGCCGATCCTCCCGAGGTGGCGGCCGTCCCGATGCTGGCCGTTGCCACGGTCGGCCTCGGGGTCAACCTCGTCGCGTTCGTCCTGCTGCACCGGGGGGCGCAGGAGAGCCTGAACATCCGGGGCGCGTACCTCGAGGTGCTCGCGGACGCCTTGAACTCCGTCGGGGCGATCCTCGCGGCGCTCGTGCTGCTGCTCACCGGCTGGCCCTACGCCGACCCGCTGTTCGCGGGGCTGATCGCGCTCTTCATCGTCCCGCGTGCCTGGCGGCTGGGGCGTGAAGCGGGTCGCATCATCCTGCAGGCCGCCCCGCCCCACGCGCCCCCGCATGAGGTGGCAGCACGTCTCGCGCGCGTGGACCAGGTATCGGACGTCCACGACGTGCACGTCTGGACGCTGACGTCGGGAATGGAGGTCCTGACCGCGCATCTCGTCGTCGCCGATGATGCGGAGACCCACGCCGTGCTCGACCGCGCGCGGGAGGTGCTCGCGCGCGAGTACGGGATCGAGCACGCGACGGTGCAGATCGAGCCCGAGAGCCACGAGGGCTGTGAGGAGGTCACGTGGTGA
- a CDS encoding glucose-6-phosphate isomerase family protein, which yields MRDAVAPFNVLMELDKGVLEPTDHTKRRHLSDMHGMYLEEPDEAAGDALVYTVHEIVVPESPDHIQCSTTILQPGRVGREFFMTKGHFHEVRGRSEVYLGLRGEGRLVMATEGGDHAVEHIVPGSVSYVPGGWAHRSVNIGSELLVFFAAYVGDAGHDYATIEDEGLPVLLTDAPDGPRVERNPRYTQR from the coding sequence ATGCGCGATGCCGTCGCCCCCTTCAACGTCCTGATGGAGTTGGACAAGGGCGTGCTCGAACCGACCGACCACACGAAGCGCCGGCACTTGAGCGACATGCACGGCATGTACCTCGAGGAGCCCGACGAGGCGGCCGGCGACGCGCTCGTCTACACCGTGCACGAGATCGTGGTCCCCGAGAGCCCCGACCACATCCAGTGCTCGACGACGATCCTGCAGCCGGGACGGGTCGGGCGCGAGTTCTTCATGACCAAGGGACACTTCCACGAGGTTCGGGGCCGTTCCGAGGTGTACCTGGGCCTCCGCGGCGAGGGTCGCCTCGTCATGGCCACCGAGGGCGGGGACCACGCGGTCGAGCACATCGTCCCCGGCAGCGTGTCCTACGTCCCCGGCGGGTGGGCGCACCGCAGCGTGAACATCGGCAGCGAACTGCTGGTCTTCTTCGCCGCCTACGTCGGGGACGCCGGGCACGACTACGCGACGATCGAGGACGAGGGCCTGCCGGTGCTCCTCACCGATGCGCCCGACGGCCCCCGGGTCGAGCGAAACCCCCGCTACACACAGCGATAG
- a CDS encoding ABC transporter ATP-binding protein yields the protein MLTAEAITCRYGRGPGAVTALSDVSLRLEPGMRLGLTGPSGSGKSTLARVLALLYAPDVGCVIVDGVPVPRAGTAAPRWLRRRVQLLWQSPRAATDPRATLRHVVGEPAALVGDDPAPVVEHWAPRVGLSAELLGRHPHEVSDGQLQRACLARALACEPGYLVADEATAMLDVSTQAALLEVIAQVQDDHGMGVLLLTHDRAVARHWCGEVVPIDELTSAPERG from the coding sequence ATGCTCACCGCTGAAGCGATCACCTGCCGCTACGGCCGGGGGCCGGGTGCGGTCACGGCCCTCTCCGACGTGTCGCTGCGTCTGGAACCCGGGATGCGCCTCGGCCTTACCGGACCGAGCGGGTCGGGCAAGTCGACGCTCGCGCGTGTACTCGCCCTGCTGTACGCCCCCGACGTTGGGTGCGTCATCGTCGACGGCGTACCAGTCCCCCGGGCAGGTACCGCCGCGCCCCGATGGTTGCGGCGCCGAGTGCAGCTCCTGTGGCAGTCCCCTCGCGCGGCCACCGACCCACGGGCCACTCTGCGACACGTCGTGGGCGAGCCCGCCGCGCTGGTCGGTGACGACCCCGCGCCGGTCGTGGAGCACTGGGCCCCGCGGGTGGGGTTGTCCGCGGAGCTGTTGGGCCGCCATCCGCACGAGGTCTCGGACGGTCAGCTCCAACGGGCCTGTCTCGCCCGGGCGCTGGCCTGTGAGCCCGGTTACCTGGTGGCTGACGAAGCGACCGCGATGCTGGATGTCTCCACCCAGGCGGCCCTCTTGGAGGTCATCGCTCAGGTGCAGGACGATCACGGCATGGGGGTGCTCCTCCTCACCCATGACCGGGCCGTCGCGCGACACTGGTGCGGCGAGGTCGTCCCCATCGACGAGCTCACCAGCGCTCCTGAGCGAGGGTGA
- a CDS encoding ABC transporter permease, translating into MRTAAHVRPWRASRTGRTRRLAGTGPPWSAIIAGAGLAGLLLAAVGAEVVRPDEHLRTDFSVVMQSPSWSHPLGTDDTGRDLLALLLRALRTSLTVSALAAVVALVVGAAVGLVAGAVGGRVDAVAMRAIDFFASQNHLLFGILIAVLAHPVVGGAGAVTLAVGLTHWMRLARILRAEVLSLRERPFVAAAVGIGATRRQVIARHLLPHVLPAAGVGFVLLFPHAIFHESALSFLGVGMPSHEPSLGMLIADGQQSLFAGAWWVVLFPGFAIVFASVAIGTVGEWWQQRQQPRWRAELEL; encoded by the coding sequence ATGAGGACCGCCGCGCACGTGCGCCCGTGGCGGGCGAGCCGCACCGGGCGGACTCGTCGCCTAGCCGGCACCGGCCCACCGTGGTCGGCCATCATCGCCGGCGCGGGGCTCGCCGGGCTACTTCTCGCCGCCGTCGGGGCCGAGGTGGTGCGCCCCGACGAACACTTGCGCACCGACTTCTCGGTAGTCATGCAATCCCCGTCCTGGTCGCATCCACTCGGCACCGACGACACTGGTCGGGACCTGTTGGCGCTGCTGTTGCGTGCCCTGCGCACGTCGCTGACGGTGAGCGCGCTGGCCGCCGTCGTCGCCCTCGTCGTCGGCGCCGCGGTGGGGCTCGTCGCCGGTGCGGTCGGGGGGCGTGTCGATGCGGTAGCCATGCGGGCGATCGACTTCTTCGCCTCACAGAACCACCTGTTGTTCGGCATCCTCATCGCGGTGCTCGCCCATCCGGTGGTCGGAGGAGCCGGCGCCGTAACCCTCGCCGTCGGGCTGACCCACTGGATGCGGCTGGCGCGAATCCTCCGCGCGGAGGTACTCAGTCTGCGCGAGCGGCCGTTCGTGGCCGCGGCCGTGGGGATCGGCGCGACGCGGCGCCAGGTCATCGCGCGCCACCTCCTGCCGCACGTCTTGCCGGCGGCCGGGGTGGGCTTTGTTCTGCTGTTCCCTCACGCGATCTTTCACGAGTCCGCCCTCTCGTTTCTCGGCGTCGGCATGCCCTCGCACGAGCCGTCGCTGGGGATGCTCATCGCGGACGGACAACAGTCGCTGTTCGCCGGCGCGTGGTGGGTCGTGCTGTTCCCCGGCTTCGCGATCGTGTTCGCCTCGGTGGCGATCGGAACCGTTGGAGAGTGGTGGCAGCAGCGGCAGCAGCCACGGTGGCGCGCGGAGCTCGAGCTGTGA
- a CDS encoding FUSC family protein codes for MRKLLTSPRVAASRQRVRTGLRPIIQTGLAAGLAWFVASTLIGYDDPFFAPIAAVIALGTAAGRRGRRAIEMVVGVAVGIAVADLIILGLGTGFWQITVVVVLAMTAATAVSRSPLLGTQAAVSAVLVATLEPPMAGLVPHRFFHALIGGIVAVLVAQVLLPMDPVRSLRQAAAPVFEAMSDSLERIARALADGDLARAREALDASRAIDPQVRALHDTLAAADETAHLSPLRRDEMAQVDSYANVATQVDLAVRNTRVLARAAIAVLRRPDASGSRAAPPALVEAVEELARGVRSLGEQAVEQGPQMATRYHALKAVDRASLVLPDPRAVALGRVVGQVRGTVVDLLRCSGMDAETALSSVDEASSPPEDPPIE; via the coding sequence ATGCGCAAGCTCCTGACATCACCTCGGGTCGCAGCGTCCCGGCAGCGGGTGCGGACCGGGCTGCGGCCGATCATCCAGACCGGACTCGCGGCTGGCCTCGCCTGGTTCGTCGCCAGCACCCTGATCGGGTACGACGACCCGTTCTTCGCCCCGATCGCGGCGGTGATCGCCCTGGGCACCGCCGCGGGTCGTCGCGGACGGCGAGCGATCGAGATGGTCGTCGGCGTCGCGGTCGGCATCGCGGTCGCCGACCTCATCATCCTGGGCCTCGGGACCGGGTTCTGGCAGATCACGGTCGTCGTCGTGCTCGCGATGACCGCCGCCACCGCGGTGAGCCGCAGCCCGCTGCTCGGCACTCAGGCGGCGGTCTCGGCGGTGCTGGTCGCCACGCTGGAGCCACCGATGGCCGGCCTCGTGCCGCACCGGTTCTTCCACGCGTTGATCGGCGGGATCGTGGCCGTGCTGGTCGCGCAGGTGCTGCTGCCCATGGACCCGGTCCGCAGCCTGCGGCAGGCGGCGGCGCCGGTGTTCGAGGCGATGAGCGACTCGCTCGAGCGGATCGCGCGGGCGCTGGCCGATGGTGATCTCGCCAGGGCACGGGAGGCCCTGGACGCGTCGCGCGCGATCGACCCGCAGGTGCGCGCGCTGCACGACACGCTCGCCGCTGCCGACGAGACCGCGCACCTCTCCCCGTTGCGGCGCGACGAGATGGCGCAGGTCGACTCGTACGCCAACGTCGCCACCCAGGTCGACTTGGCGGTACGCAACACCCGCGTGCTGGCCCGAGCGGCCATCGCGGTCCTGCGGCGACCCGACGCCTCGGGGAGCCGTGCTGCTCCACCCGCCCTGGTCGAGGCCGTGGAGGAACTCGCCCGCGGGGTGCGGTCCCTGGGCGAGCAGGCGGTCGAGCAGGGCCCGCAAATGGCCACGCGCTACCACGCCCTCAAGGCCGTCGACCGCGCCAGTCTCGTGCTCCCCGACCCGCGAGCGGTCGCACTCGGCCGCGTCGTGGGCCAGGTCCGCGGCACCGTCGTCGACCTGCTCCGCTGCTCGGGCATGGACGCCGAGACGGCCCTCTCGAGCGTCGACGAGGCCAGTTCGCCGCCCGAGGACCCGCCGATTGAGTGA
- a CDS encoding ABC transporter ATP-binding protein: MSTLPVCAERVAEEVLHVADLGVRFRTRRGVVPALAGLSFDLAPGGTRVVIGESGSGKSVLAHTLLGLLPRNAEVLGAVRLAARHLVGASARELRELRARHVGFVPQSPATSLNPVRRLDSLLTELARVKGIPAEQAPERVDAALRELDLSLDAVARRYPHQLSGGMQQRVLIAAAKLGHPALVVADEPTSALDADLAADTADGLVSLAEHGTAVLVITHDLRLAERLGGDTAVLYAGHLVEDRPTSAVFDAPAHPYTQGLLAALPERGGVPIPGMPPELTDLPPGCPFAPRCERHQLACDDAVPRPVAVRGGYVRCLDHAHR, translated from the coding sequence GTGAGCACGTTGCCGGTGTGCGCTGAGCGGGTCGCCGAGGAGGTGCTGCACGTTGCCGACCTCGGGGTGCGGTTCCGCACCCGCCGTGGGGTGGTGCCGGCCCTCGCGGGTTTGTCGTTCGATCTCGCCCCTGGGGGGACCCGCGTCGTCATCGGCGAGTCCGGCAGCGGCAAGAGCGTCCTGGCCCACACGCTGCTGGGACTCCTGCCGCGCAATGCCGAAGTTCTTGGGGCCGTGCGCTTGGCGGCGCGCCACCTCGTCGGCGCATCGGCCCGGGAGCTACGAGAGCTGCGAGCCCGGCATGTCGGCTTCGTGCCACAGAGCCCAGCGACCTCCCTCAACCCGGTTCGTCGGCTCGACTCGCTACTCACCGAGCTCGCCCGCGTCAAGGGGATCCCGGCCGAGCAGGCACCCGAGCGGGTCGACGCCGCCCTGCGCGAACTCGACCTGTCCCTCGATGCGGTCGCACGCCGCTATCCGCACCAGCTCTCCGGCGGCATGCAGCAACGGGTCCTGATCGCCGCCGCGAAACTCGGCCATCCCGCGCTCGTCGTCGCGGACGAACCGACCTCGGCGCTGGACGCCGATCTCGCCGCGGACACCGCCGACGGTCTCGTCAGCCTCGCCGAGCATGGCACGGCCGTACTAGTGATCACCCACGACCTACGCCTGGCCGAGCGCCTCGGTGGCGACACCGCCGTGCTCTACGCCGGACATCTCGTGGAGGATCGGCCCACGAGTGCGGTGTTCGACGCGCCCGCCCACCCGTACACCCAGGGCCTCCTCGCCGCTCTCCCCGAGCGCGGTGGCGTGCCCATTCCCGGGATGCCGCCCGAGCTGACCGACCTTCCCCCGGGCTGCCCTTTCGCGCCGCGCTGTGAGCGCCACCAGCTCGCGTGCGACGACGCTGTTCCCCGACCCGTCGCGGTCCGTGGCGGGTACGTGCGCTGTCTCGACCATGCTCACCGCTGA
- a CDS encoding Gfo/Idh/MocA family protein, with the protein MENSGLRVVLAGAGRAGMVHGRNLAGRVPGARLVGVADADADTAEAAARELGCERWWDEPAKAVADEGVDAVVIASPTFTHVDIAVTALDAGRHVLCEKPLAPTLADARRIKEAAERSSAAFVMAFMRRYSPNVSAAKRAIEAGDIGRPLFARSTTRGPGLPPEWAWDPERSAGLIAEVNSHDLDSVRWFVGQEYVRVHAVGRAAKRPDLAARYPNFVDLIAATYEFDEGGIAQVDGACPADYAYDARLEVYGTEGALFVGDAREQGAALVVRSDAARSEPAQSWRTVFAAGYLGEDEHFVRVAAGIQEPGTTVDDGIRALEAALATNRSAELGRPVAIAEL; encoded by the coding sequence GTGGAGAACAGCGGACTTCGAGTTGTCCTGGCCGGAGCGGGGCGCGCCGGGATGGTCCACGGTCGCAACCTCGCTGGCCGGGTCCCGGGCGCCCGGCTCGTGGGGGTGGCCGACGCCGACGCCGACACCGCCGAGGCCGCCGCACGCGAACTGGGCTGCGAGCGGTGGTGGGACGAGCCCGCGAAGGCGGTCGCTGACGAAGGGGTCGACGCCGTGGTGATCGCGTCGCCGACCTTCACGCACGTCGACATCGCGGTGACCGCGCTCGACGCGGGACGCCACGTGCTGTGTGAGAAGCCCCTCGCGCCGACCCTCGCGGACGCCCGTCGCATCAAGGAGGCCGCGGAGCGCTCCTCGGCGGCCTTCGTGATGGCCTTCATGCGGCGCTACTCGCCGAACGTCTCGGCGGCGAAGCGCGCGATCGAAGCCGGCGACATCGGGCGCCCGTTGTTCGCCAGGTCGACGACGCGAGGCCCGGGCCTCCCGCCGGAGTGGGCGTGGGATCCCGAGCGCTCCGCGGGCCTCATCGCGGAGGTGAACTCGCACGACCTCGACAGCGTCCGCTGGTTCGTCGGGCAGGAGTACGTGCGGGTCCACGCCGTGGGCCGCGCGGCGAAGCGGCCCGACCTCGCGGCCCGCTATCCGAACTTCGTGGACCTGATCGCGGCGACGTACGAGTTCGACGAGGGCGGCATCGCCCAGGTCGACGGGGCGTGCCCGGCCGACTACGCCTACGACGCCCGGCTCGAGGTGTACGGGACCGAGGGGGCGCTCTTCGTGGGGGACGCGCGCGAACAGGGGGCGGCCCTGGTCGTGCGCTCCGATGCGGCCCGGAGCGAGCCCGCGCAGAGTTGGCGCACGGTGTTCGCCGCCGGCTACCTGGGGGAGGACGAGCACTTCGTGCGCGTCGCGGCGGGCATCCAGGAACCAGGGACCACCGTCGACGACGGGATCCGGGCGCTCGAGGCCGCGCTCGCCACGAACCGATCCGCAGAGCTCGGCCGTCCAGTGGCGATCGCCGAGCTGTAG
- a CDS encoding SDR family NAD(P)-dependent oxidoreductase translates to MQARATADEAAPLAGRVAVVTGASRGIGRAIATRLAEEGAAVGLLARSRPDLASVRAEISVAGIATAEAADVADPAAARAALAAVQERLGPVDVLVNNAGRLVPRSFEALTLEEWDATMDVNLRAAVVCTQACLPGMVERGYGVVLNVASTSGITGGTSGADYAAAKGGLVALTRSLAREFGPQGVRVNALAPSKIATEMLGAGAEAAEEIAARIPLRRLGHPTDVAEAAAFLASDRAAFVTGEVLTVSGGY, encoded by the coding sequence ATGCAGGCGCGCGCGACCGCGGACGAGGCCGCGCCGTTGGCGGGACGGGTCGCGGTGGTGACGGGCGCGAGCCGCGGGATCGGCAGGGCGATCGCCACGCGCTTGGCCGAGGAGGGCGCGGCCGTGGGCCTGCTCGCTCGTTCGCGGCCGGATCTCGCGTCCGTCCGCGCGGAGATCTCCGTCGCCGGCATCGCGACGGCCGAGGCGGCTGACGTCGCGGACCCTGCGGCTGCCCGGGCAGCCCTCGCGGCGGTGCAGGAGCGCCTCGGGCCCGTCGACGTGCTCGTGAACAACGCGGGTCGTCTCGTGCCCCGTTCGTTCGAGGCCCTCACCCTCGAGGAATGGGACGCCACGATGGACGTGAACCTGCGCGCGGCCGTCGTGTGCACGCAGGCGTGTCTGCCCGGGATGGTCGAGCGCGGGTACGGCGTGGTCCTGAACGTCGCCTCCACCTCGGGGATCACCGGCGGGACGAGCGGCGCCGACTACGCGGCGGCGAAAGGCGGGCTCGTGGCCCTCACCCGCAGCCTCGCGCGCGAGTTCGGCCCGCAGGGCGTCCGCGTGAACGCGCTTGCCCCCAGCAAGATCGCGACCGAGATGCTCGGCGCAGGGGCGGAGGCCGCGGAGGAGATCGCGGCCCGCATCCCTCTCCGCCGGCTCGGTCACCCCACCGACGTGGCCGAGGCCGCCGCGTTCCTTGCCTCGGACCGCGCGGCCTTCGTGACCGGAGAGGTGCTCACGGTCTCGGGCGGCTACTGA
- a CDS encoding OsmC family protein, producing MDSDELRRLQSPLKTQYRSDPDSAVVTLAAGGSVDGDGLTCSVETGRALVEAGLHPATGGDGSSICSGDLLLEALVACAGVTLRAVATALEVPIRAGRVRAEGDIDFRGTLGVDREAPVGFRAIRVTFDLDTDADAETLAKLLELTERYCVVHQTLAGSPALSMELGGAPSPADP from the coding sequence ATGGACAGCGACGAGCTGCGCCGACTCCAGTCACCCTTGAAGACGCAGTACCGCAGTGACCCCGACAGCGCGGTCGTCACGCTCGCGGCGGGCGGGAGCGTCGACGGCGACGGCCTGACGTGCTCGGTGGAGACCGGGCGTGCCCTGGTCGAGGCGGGGCTGCACCCCGCGACGGGTGGCGACGGGTCCAGCATCTGCTCGGGTGATCTGCTCCTCGAGGCGCTGGTCGCCTGCGCCGGGGTGACGCTGCGTGCGGTCGCGACGGCGCTGGAGGTGCCGATCCGCGCCGGACGGGTGCGTGCCGAGGGCGACATCGACTTCCGGGGGACCCTGGGCGTCGATCGGGAGGCCCCGGTCGGGTTCCGTGCGATTCGCGTGACCTTCGATCTCGACACCGACGCGGACGCCGAGACCCTCGCCAAGCTGCTGGAGCTCACTGAGCGCTACTGCGTCGTGCACCAGACCCTGGCCGGAAGCCCCGCGCTCTCCATGGAGCTCGGCGGGGCTCCGTCGCCGGCCGACCCGTAG
- a CDS encoding alcohol dehydrogenase catalytic domain-containing protein: MPPTMRAVRLEGPGQAVVRELPVPEVVDADWRVLQVERASICATDRKWFARGASEPRILGHEMVLRDEDGRLVGVHPEVPCRACKLCADGWDNRCHARYSVGLQADGALAERVAVREDRLVDLGELAADQGALLEPVACCWHAADMLGATEGDAALVIGAGAMGIISTWVLQALGARVVVMQRSPERRHLAAELGADAAIGPDDDPAEALGVQPRIAV, from the coding sequence ATGCCGCCGACCATGCGCGCCGTCCGCCTTGAGGGCCCGGGTCAGGCCGTCGTCCGCGAGCTCCCGGTCCCCGAGGTCGTCGACGCCGACTGGCGCGTGCTGCAGGTGGAGCGCGCGTCGATCTGCGCGACCGATCGGAAGTGGTTCGCGCGCGGGGCCTCCGAACCCCGAATCCTCGGCCACGAGATGGTGCTTCGTGACGAGGACGGGCGGCTCGTGGGTGTCCACCCCGAGGTTCCCTGCCGCGCCTGCAAGCTGTGCGCCGACGGGTGGGACAACCGCTGTCACGCGCGCTACTCGGTCGGTCTCCAGGCCGACGGGGCCCTGGCCGAACGGGTCGCCGTCCGCGAGGACCGGCTCGTCGACCTGGGCGAGCTGGCCGCCGATCAGGGAGCCCTACTGGAGCCGGTGGCGTGCTGTTGGCACGCGGCCGACATGCTCGGCGCCACCGAGGGCGATGCCGCACTCGTCATCGGTGCGGGCGCGATGGGGATCATCAGCACGTGGGTGCTCCAGGCGCTGGGGGCCCGCGTCGTCGTGATGCAACGCTCTCCCGAGCGCCGGCACCTCGCGGCCGAGCTCGGGGCCGACGCCGCGATCGGCCCCGACGACGATCCCGCCGAGGCCCTCGGGGTGCAGCCGCGGATCGCCGTCTGA
- a CDS encoding UTRA domain-containing protein, which yields MTEELEARSEPGPADEVLIDRESPIPLYHQLERRLRDEFESGRLSPGDKLPSEGELADRYSVARSVVRQALSSLASAGLIYTQRGRGSFVAERKFHGRFVPSPTGLHDELTAAGLEMRTRVLRQERVKTLPVDVQEFLGATGGFRVDRLRTVNGKPLSVVTTYVAEDRMPGLEQQDLEDKSLYAFAEQEYGLRVAHGSRTVEAVPADPVLAELLEVEEGASLLLLRSATYAEDGDPFEWFDAWHRGDRTAFEIDISPSRGMRPVPDRVFEARPSGPPRATTPHDDQERGEPEPTAVPPTAWAELVTEAFASAPVVAVLRAPVYGDPQALAEGLRDGGVRVVEFTLTGANALEAIDQAREVEGVVVGAGTVVTREEARKAVAGGAEFLVAPANVPEIVDAVDGRVPVVLAGFTPSELLRSWQATRAAVKLFPAGVLGPSYLKDLAGPLPYVPIMPSGGIDATNAADYLAAGAHAVNVGTALSPVDAVERGDGAELLRRTQDLVRTLPDTEAA from the coding sequence ATGACCGAGGAACTCGAAGCACGGAGCGAGCCCGGCCCGGCCGATGAGGTCCTCATCGACCGGGAGTCGCCGATCCCGCTGTATCACCAGCTGGAGCGGCGTCTGCGCGACGAGTTCGAGAGCGGCCGTCTCTCGCCGGGCGACAAGCTCCCCTCGGAAGGAGAGCTCGCCGACCGCTACAGCGTCGCCCGCAGCGTCGTCCGTCAGGCCTTGTCGAGCCTGGCGTCGGCGGGCCTCATCTACACGCAACGAGGCCGAGGCAGCTTCGTTGCCGAGCGGAAGTTCCACGGGAGGTTCGTGCCCAGCCCGACGGGGCTCCATGACGAGCTCACGGCGGCGGGTCTGGAGATGCGCACGCGGGTGCTCCGGCAGGAGCGGGTCAAGACGCTGCCCGTGGACGTGCAGGAGTTCCTCGGTGCGACCGGGGGCTTTCGCGTGGACCGGCTCCGGACCGTGAACGGGAAGCCGCTCTCGGTGGTGACGACGTACGTCGCCGAGGACCGCATGCCCGGCCTCGAGCAGCAGGACCTCGAGGACAAGTCCCTGTACGCGTTCGCCGAGCAGGAGTACGGGCTGCGGGTCGCCCACGGGAGCCGCACGGTCGAGGCCGTGCCCGCCGATCCGGTCCTCGCCGAGCTGCTCGAGGTCGAGGAGGGCGCCAGTCTGCTCCTGCTGCGTTCGGCCACCTACGCGGAGGACGGGGATCCCTTCGAGTGGTTCGACGCATGGCACCGGGGGGACCGGACCGCCTTCGAGATCGACATCTCACCGAGCCGGGGCATGCGTCCCGTGCCGGACCGGGTCTTCGAGGCACGGCCCTCCGGCCCGCCCAGGGCCACCACACCGCACGACGACCAGGAGCGAGGTGAGCCCGAGCCAACGGCCGTGCCCCCCACGGCCTGGGCCGAGCTGGTCACGGAGGCGTTCGCGTCCGCGCCGGTGGTCGCGGTTCTGCGCGCGCCCGTCTACGGCGACCCGCAGGCCCTGGCCGAAGGCCTGCGCGACGGTGGTGTCCGGGTCGTCGAGTTCACGCTGACGGGTGCCAACGCACTGGAGGCGATCGACCAGGCGCGCGAGGTCGAGGGCGTCGTGGTCGGGGCGGGGACCGTGGTCACCCGCGAGGAGGCACGGAAGGCGGTGGCGGGGGGTGCGGAGTTCCTCGTGGCGCCCGCCAACGTTCCCGAGATCGTGGACGCGGTCGACGGCCGGGTCCCGGTCGTGCTGGCGGGCTTCACGCCGTCCGAGCTCCTCCGGTCCTGGCAGGCGACGCGGGCAGCCGTGAAGCTCTTCCCCGCTGGGGTGCTGGGACCGTCATACCTCAAGGATCTCGCCGGGCCGCTGCCGTACGTGCCGATCATGCCCTCGGGAGGGATCGACGCGACGAATGCCGCGGACTACCTGGCCGCCGGCGCGCACGCGGTCAACGTGGGCACCGCGCTCTCCCCCGTCGACGCGGTCGAGCGGGGCGACGGCGCGGAGCTCCTGCGCCGCACCCAGGATCTCGTTCGCACCCTGCCCGACACTGAGGCAGCTTGA